In one Tripterygium wilfordii isolate XIE 37 chromosome 22, ASM1340144v1, whole genome shotgun sequence genomic region, the following are encoded:
- the LOC119992002 gene encoding RING-H2 finger protein ATL47-like has translation MSWIRYQIKKKDDGMIFSSQSLVSLAASSSSSSPSPSLPYNSNYHKQSAPLSSSANKVNPTILFIIVILAVIFFISGLLHLLVRFLLKHRSSPSVSESNRYPDMSGSDTFQRQLQQLFHLHDSGLDQAFVDALPLFFYKEIVGLQEPFDCAVCLCEFSEQDKLRLLPTCSHAFHIDCIDTWLLSNSTCPLCRGTLYMPDLAFDNPVFDFEDPREEVTIPSTGEIRVPLGPKLSDNEIVNSKRVFSVRLGKFRSTNNEGGAGEVGGGLERLKGETSSSSDCNSINLDGRRCYSMGSYQYVVADSDLRVALVPTRNGSTGSMRLVKRRITQDVNSSVDEDSEGKKINMRSKGESFSVSKIWQWSKKGKFQNSAETQMGSSPVTVGLPWSETTHDT, from the coding sequence ATGTCTTGGATTCGATATcaaatcaagaagaaagatgatggCATGATCTTTTCATCTCAATCTCTGGTATCTTtggctgcttcttcttcttcttcttctccttcaccATCTTTGCCATATAACAGTAATTACCATAAACAATCAGCCCCATTGTCTTCATCTGCTAACAAAGTGAACCCGACTATTCTTTTTATCATAGTTATTCTAGCTGTAATTTTCTTCATATCTGGTCTTCTTCATTTGCTTGTAAGATTTCTTCTAAAGCACAGATCTTCCCCATCAGTCTCGGAATCTAACAGATACCCAGATATGTCTGGGTCTGATACTTTCCAGAGACAGTTGCAACAGCTATTCCATCTTCACGATTCTGGTCTAGATCAAGCTTTCGTAGATGCTTTACCGTTGTTCTTTTACAAAGAGATTGTGGGTCTGCAAGAGCCGTTTGATTGTGCTGTTTGTCTATGTGAATTCTCAGAACAGGACAAGTTGAGGTTGCTTCCAACGTGTAGTCATGCTTTTCACATTGATTGTATAGACACATGGTTATTGTCTAATTCAACTTGCCCTCTTTGTAGAGGGACCCTATACATGCCTGACCTTGCCTTTGACAACCCtgtttttgattttgaagatCCAAGGGAAGAAGTTACCATTCCAAGCACTGGAGAAATTAGGGTACCACTTGGTCCTAAACTTTCAGATAATGAGATTGTCAATTCAAAGAGGGTGTTCTCTGTGCGGTTAGGGAAATTCAGAAGCACCAACAACGAAGGAGGAGCAGGGGAAGTGGGTGGAGGACTAGAGAGACTAAAGGGAGAAACTAGTAGTAGCAGTGATTGTAATAGTATCAATTTGGATGGGAGGAGATGCTACTCAATGGGATCATACCAATATGTGGTTGCTGATTCAGACCTGAGAGTGGCCTTAGTCCCAACTAGAAATGGTAGTACAGGCAGTATGAGGTTAGTGAAAAGGAGAATTACCCAAGATGTGAATTCATCAGTTGATGAAGATTCTGAGGGGAAAAAGATTAACATGAGAAGTAAAGGCGAAAGCTTTTCTGTTTCCAAGATATGGCAATGGTCTAAGAAGGGTAAATTCCAAAATTCTGCAGAAACCCAGATGGGTTCTTCTCCTGTTACTGTGGGACTACCATGGAGTGAGACAACCCATGACACTTGA
- the LOC119992003 gene encoding protein RICE SALT SENSITIVE 3-like — protein sequence MEEHLSPLAVTHLLQHTLRSLCIHDNSQWVYAVFWRILPRNYPPPKWDGQGAYDRSRGNRRNWILVWEDGFCNFAASSTAEMNSPSADCPAGSSMYGGGTDQFQHFQGLQPELFFKMSHEISNYGEGLIGKVAADHSHKWIHKEPNEQEINFLSAWHNSADSHPRTWEAQFQSGIKTIALVAVREGVVQLGAVHKVIEDLSYVVMLRKKFSYIVSIPGVLLPHPSSAAYGAAAAAPETWHFQGTTSINAPHQHPAEALYDHHHFMNNNNPQLPFKIAPSMSSLEALLSKLPSVVPPPQQPGNYCEPSHQPQQQQSMQFLASVEREENVDDQEFHRTEEGETSSSISAYHRRYRQQQHYLQHDQDQNLQQTMGFDQ from the exons atggaagaACATCTAAGCCCACTAGCAGTGACTCATCTCCTTCAACATACACTGAGAAGTTTGTGCATTCATGACAACTCCCAGTGGGTTTATGCTGTCTTTTGGAGAATCTTGCCTAGAAACTACCCTCCTCCCAA ATGGGATGGTCAAGGAGCTTATGACAGGTCTAGAGGAAACAGAAGAAACTG GATACTTGTTTGGGAAGATGGGTTTTGCAACTTTGCAGCCTCATCAACAGCTGAGATGAACTCACCATCAGCTGACTGTCCGGCGGGATCGTCCATGTATGGCGGCGGTACTGATCAATTCCAACACTTTCAGGGACTGCAACCTGAGCTCTTCTTCAAGATGTCCCATGAAATCTCCAACTATGGAGAAGg TTTGATTGGGAAAGTAGCTGCAGACCATAGTCACAAATGGATTCACAAGGAACCAAATGAACAGGAAATCAACTTCTTGTCAGCTTGGCATAACTCAGCAGACTCA CACCCAAGGACATGGGAAGCCCAGTTCCAGTCTGGTATAAAG ACCATAGCCTTGGTTGCAGTTAGAGAAGGTGTTGTCCAATTAGGTGCTGTTCACAAG gtaattGAGGACCTGAGCTATGTAGTAATGCTGAGGAAGAAGTTCAGTTACATAGTGAGCATTCCAGGTGTCCTACTTCCACATCCATCATCTGCTGCATAtggagcagcagcagcagcaccaGAGACATGGCACTTTCAAGGCACAACAAGTATTAATGCACCCCATCAGCACCCTGCAGAAGCACTCTATGACCATCACCATTTCATGAACAATAATAATCCCCAATTACCATTCAAGATAGCACCTTCAATGAGCAGCCTTGAAGCACTCCTCTCTAAGCTCCCATCTGTGGTTCCACCACCACAGCAACCTGGCAACTACTGTGAACCATCACACCAACCCCAACAACAACAATCAATGCAGTTCTTAGCATCAGTGGAAAGGGAGGAGAATGTTGATGATCAGGAGTTCCATAGAACAGAAGAAGGTGAGACTAGCAGTTCAATTTCAGCTTATCATCGCCGGTATCGTCAACAACAACATTATCTCCAGCACGATCAAGATCAGAACCTGCAGCAAACAATGGGTTTTGATCAGTAA
- the LOC119992271 gene encoding uncharacterized protein LOC119992271 isoform X1, whose translation MAVMGKNFLLLGLAMLLLFGGDSSAAITSTSPAKIVNGFVSNAVSTVTKRLLSLKASTKTAISGRPLMKFESGYTVETVFDGSKLGIEPYYVEVLPNGELLILDSANSNLYRTSSSLSLYNRPKLVAGSAEGYSGHVDGRLREARMNHPKGLTVDDRGNIYIADTMNMAIRKISNAGVTTIAGGKWGRGGGHVDGPSEDAKFSDDFDVVYIGSSCSLLVIDRGNQAIREIQLHFDDCAYQYESGFPLGIVVLAAAGFFGYMLALLQRGVKTTVSSNDDQGVMKASTMPSMYQKPMKSIRPPLIPTEDEQEKQEEGIFGSLGKHFVNAGTSGIEILGAIFPGFRKKRVSYQYQSQHQFQEKHSASWPAQESFTIPNEDEPPPLETRTPTLRKTYAFMSTDPEKMHQLKQSRAFYGGWDGDFQQQQQKHQHHHTYQSSTPHTYYEQSSEKTSEIVFGAVQEQDGKRGVVIIKPVNYGDPLYDHHNIRSRNNFMGYARGY comes from the exons ATGGCCGTTATGGGCAAGAATTTCCTGCTTCTGGGTCTTGCGATGTTGCTTCTTTTTGGAGGGGACTCTTCTGCTGCTATTACCAGCACTTCACCTGCAA AGATCGTTAATGGGTTCGTCTCAAATGCCGTGTCTACGGTCACGAAGAGGTTGTTGTCACTGAAAGCCTCCACCAAAACAG CAATTTCTGGTCGCCCACTGATGAAGTTTGAGAGTGGGTATACTGTGGAGACTGTGTTTGATGGGAGCAAGCTTGGGATTGAACCTTATTACGTTGAAGTGTTACCTAATGGGGAGCTCCTGATTTTGGATTCTGCTAACAGTAACCTGTACAGGACATCTTCCTCTCTGTCTCTgt ATAACAGACCGAAGCTGGTTGCTGGATCAGCTGAAGGGTACTCTGGACATGTGGATGGGAGGCTAAGAGAGGCAAGGATGAACCACCCAAAGGGGCTTACAGTGGACGACAGAGGAAATATTTACATTGCTGACACAATGAACATGGCAATCAGGAAGATAAGTAATGCAG GGGTTACAACAATTGCTGGGGGGAAATGGGGTCGTGGAGGGGGCCATGTTGATGGGCCTAGTGAAGATGCCAAATTCTCTGATGATTTTGATGTGGTTTACATTGGAAGCAGTTGCTCCTTACTTGTCATAGACAGAGGAAACCAAGCTATTAGAGAGATCCAATTGCATTTTGATGACTGTGCATATCAATATGAAAGTGGATTTCCTCTTG GGATTGTGGTTCTTGCTGCGGCTGGCTTCTTTGGTTACATGTTGGCATTGTTGCAACGTGGAGTTAAAACAACTGTATCTTCCAATGAT GATCAGGGTGTGATGAAAGCAAGCACTATGCCAAGTATGTATCAGAAGCCTATGAAATCCATAAGGCCACCTTTAATCCCAACTGAAGATGAGCAGGAGAAGCAAGAAGAGGGGATCTTTGGATCCCTTGGGAAGCATTTTGTCAATGCTGGTACATCTGGTATTGAAATTCTTGGAGCCATATTCCCTGGTTTCAGAAAGAAGCGAGTCAGCTATCAATACCAAAGCCAGCACCAGTTCCAGGAGAAGCACTCAGCCTCTTGGCCTGCTCAAGAAAGCTTTACAATACCCAATGAGGACGAGCCCCCTCCTCTTGAAACCAGGACTCCTACTCTGAGGAAAACTTATGCATTCATGTCCACGGATCCAGAAAAGATGCATCAACTGAAGCAGAGTCGAGCCTTTTATGGTGGATGGGACGGTGActttcagcagcagcagcaaaaaCATCAGCATCATCATACGTATCAATCATCTACTCCACATACTTACTATGAGCAGAGCTCCGAGAAAACCAGTGAGATTGTATTCGGTGCAGTCCAGGAGCAGGATGGAAAGCGTGGAGTTGTCATCATAAAGCCTGTCAATTATGGAGATCCCTTATACGATCATCACAACATTCGCTCCCGAAACAATTTCATGGGTTATGCCCGTGGCTATTGA
- the LOC119992018 gene encoding WAT1-related protein At3g28050-like isoform X1 has product MEGKVALPFVGMVLAECAQVGLMIVSKLAMSKGMSNLVFVFYSNALASLVLLPLSLLFRRRELPPLTFKIFGGFFLLGLLGCLAQVFGYAGINYSSPTLGTAMLNLVPGFTFVFAISFRMEKLDWRTSTSLAKLMGTIVSISGAFIVTYWKGPSLLRTVSSLNLLNQLVSQESNWIIGGLLLALDCLMTSAWVILQALVLKKYPSELVVVFYYCFFVAIQSFIVCLFVEREPGAWSLVPDVKLIAVLYSGVFGSAFQVGICTWCLRKTGPVFISMFKPLGIVIAVVVGVVFQGDYFYLGSLVGATVIVIGFYAVMWGKAKEEKTRADSGLRSLESSSRKVPLLQGSIEEI; this is encoded by the exons ATGGAAGGGAAGGTTGCGCTTCCATTTGTGGGTATGGTTTTGGCAGAGTGTGCCCAGGTTGGGCTGATGATTGTAAGCAAACTAGCCATGTCTAAGGGCATGAGCAATCTGGTCTTCGTCTTTTACTCTAATGCTCTTGCCTCCCTCGTactcctccctctctctttgCTCTTCCGCag AAGAGAGCTTCCGCCGCTTACTTTCAAGATTTTTGGGGGATTCTTTTTGCTTGGCCTGCTTGG TTGCTTGGCACAGGTATTTGGTTATGCTGGGATTAACTATAGCTCCCCTACACTTGGCACAGCCATGCTAAACCTCGTCCCCGGTTTCACCTTCGTATTTGCCATTTCTTTCAG GATGGAAAAGCTTGACTGGAGAACCTCCACAAGCCTAGCTAAATTGATGGGAACCATCGTGTCAATTTCAGGAGCTTTCATAGTGACTTACTGGAAGGGCCCCTCCCTACTGAGGACAGTTTCTTCTCTGAACTTATTAAATCAACTTGTATCCCAAGAGTCCAATTGGATCATTGGAGGATTATTACTTGCACTTGATTGTTTGATGACATCTGCATGGGTTATTCTACAG GCATTGGTTCTTAAGAAATACCCTTCAGAGCTGGTTGTCGTGTTCTATTACTGCTTCTTTGTGGCCATTCAATCTTTTATAGTTTGTCTGTTTGTGGAAAGAGAACCTGGTGCTTGGAGCTTAGTACCTGATGTGAAGTTAATTGCCGTTCTATACTCG ggagtTTTTGGCTCTGCATTTCAAGTAGGTATTTGTACATGGTGCCTGCGCAAGACAGGGCCTGTCTTCATTTCCATGTTCAAGCCTTTGGGGATTGTCATTGCAGTTGTGGTTGGTGTTGTCTTCCAGGGGGATTATTTCTATCTTGGAAG tTTGGTTGGAGCAACTGTAATTGTAATTGGGTTTTATGCTGTGATGTGGGGAAAagccaaagaagaaaaaacacgtGCTGATTCTGGGCTTAGGAGCTTGGAATCAAGCAGCAGAAAGGTTCCTCTGTTACAAGGCAGCATCGAAGAAATATGA
- the LOC119992271 gene encoding uncharacterized protein LOC119992271 isoform X2, which produces MAVMGKNFLLLGLAMLLLFGGDSSAAITSTSPAKIVNGFVSNAVSTVTKRLLSLKASTKTAISGRPLMKFESGYTVETVFDGSKLGIEPYYVEVLPNGELLILDSANSNLYRTSSSLSLYNRPKLVAGSAEGYSGHVDGRLREARMNHPKGLTVDDRGNIYIADTMNMAIRKISNAGVTTIAGGKWGRGGGHVDGPSEDAKFSDDFDVVYIGSSCSLLVIDRGNQAIREIQLHFDDCAYQYESGFPLGIVVLAAAGFFGYMLALLQRGVKTTVSSNDGVMKASTMPSMYQKPMKSIRPPLIPTEDEQEKQEEGIFGSLGKHFVNAGTSGIEILGAIFPGFRKKRVSYQYQSQHQFQEKHSASWPAQESFTIPNEDEPPPLETRTPTLRKTYAFMSTDPEKMHQLKQSRAFYGGWDGDFQQQQQKHQHHHTYQSSTPHTYYEQSSEKTSEIVFGAVQEQDGKRGVVIIKPVNYGDPLYDHHNIRSRNNFMGYARGY; this is translated from the exons ATGGCCGTTATGGGCAAGAATTTCCTGCTTCTGGGTCTTGCGATGTTGCTTCTTTTTGGAGGGGACTCTTCTGCTGCTATTACCAGCACTTCACCTGCAA AGATCGTTAATGGGTTCGTCTCAAATGCCGTGTCTACGGTCACGAAGAGGTTGTTGTCACTGAAAGCCTCCACCAAAACAG CAATTTCTGGTCGCCCACTGATGAAGTTTGAGAGTGGGTATACTGTGGAGACTGTGTTTGATGGGAGCAAGCTTGGGATTGAACCTTATTACGTTGAAGTGTTACCTAATGGGGAGCTCCTGATTTTGGATTCTGCTAACAGTAACCTGTACAGGACATCTTCCTCTCTGTCTCTgt ATAACAGACCGAAGCTGGTTGCTGGATCAGCTGAAGGGTACTCTGGACATGTGGATGGGAGGCTAAGAGAGGCAAGGATGAACCACCCAAAGGGGCTTACAGTGGACGACAGAGGAAATATTTACATTGCTGACACAATGAACATGGCAATCAGGAAGATAAGTAATGCAG GGGTTACAACAATTGCTGGGGGGAAATGGGGTCGTGGAGGGGGCCATGTTGATGGGCCTAGTGAAGATGCCAAATTCTCTGATGATTTTGATGTGGTTTACATTGGAAGCAGTTGCTCCTTACTTGTCATAGACAGAGGAAACCAAGCTATTAGAGAGATCCAATTGCATTTTGATGACTGTGCATATCAATATGAAAGTGGATTTCCTCTTG GGATTGTGGTTCTTGCTGCGGCTGGCTTCTTTGGTTACATGTTGGCATTGTTGCAACGTGGAGTTAAAACAACTGTATCTTCCAATGAT GGTGTGATGAAAGCAAGCACTATGCCAAGTATGTATCAGAAGCCTATGAAATCCATAAGGCCACCTTTAATCCCAACTGAAGATGAGCAGGAGAAGCAAGAAGAGGGGATCTTTGGATCCCTTGGGAAGCATTTTGTCAATGCTGGTACATCTGGTATTGAAATTCTTGGAGCCATATTCCCTGGTTTCAGAAAGAAGCGAGTCAGCTATCAATACCAAAGCCAGCACCAGTTCCAGGAGAAGCACTCAGCCTCTTGGCCTGCTCAAGAAAGCTTTACAATACCCAATGAGGACGAGCCCCCTCCTCTTGAAACCAGGACTCCTACTCTGAGGAAAACTTATGCATTCATGTCCACGGATCCAGAAAAGATGCATCAACTGAAGCAGAGTCGAGCCTTTTATGGTGGATGGGACGGTGActttcagcagcagcagcaaaaaCATCAGCATCATCATACGTATCAATCATCTACTCCACATACTTACTATGAGCAGAGCTCCGAGAAAACCAGTGAGATTGTATTCGGTGCAGTCCAGGAGCAGGATGGAAAGCGTGGAGTTGTCATCATAAAGCCTGTCAATTATGGAGATCCCTTATACGATCATCACAACATTCGCTCCCGAAACAATTTCATGGGTTATGCCCGTGGCTATTGA
- the LOC119992269 gene encoding probable alpha,alpha-trehalose-phosphate synthase [UDP-forming] 9: MASRSCANFLHLASGNLLDMPQTPRALPRVMTVPGIISDLDDNGSNDGDSDVSSSIGRERKIIVANMLPLHARKDSESGKWCFTLDEDSLLLQLKDGFSSEKEFIYVGSLKADVDASEQEVVARQLLEDFNCVPTFLPQDLQRKFYQGFCKQQLWPLFHYMLPMCSNRGDRFDRSLWRAYVSANKIFSDKVMEVINPEDDCVWVQDYHLMVLPTFLRKRYNRVKLGFFLHSPFPSSEIYRTLPVRDELLRGLLNCDLIGFHTFDYARHFLSCCSRMLGLDYESKRGHIGLDYFGRTVYIKILPVGIHMGRLESVLTLPSTSAKVKEIKDQFNGKKIILGIDDMDIFKGISLKLMAMEHLLQQHPKFQGKVVLVQIVNPARGSGKDIQEARNETYSTARRINEAYGSPDYEPVVLIDRPVPRYEKSAYYAAAECCIVNAVRDGMNLVPYKYVVCRQGTSQMDEAMGVKSDAPRTSMLVVSEFIGCSPSLSGAIRVNPWDIDAVADALSSAITMNDSEKQLRHEKHYRYVSTHDVAYWARSFMQDLERACQNHYRKRCWGIGWGLAFRVVSLSPSFRRLSVDHIVSAYKRTNRRAIFLDYDGTLVPQTSIIKTPSPEVISVLRTLSSDPKNTVFIVSGRGRSSLSEWLDPCEALGIAAEHGYFIRWDKSSEWETISVAADLDWKEIVEPVMRSYTEATDGSNIEVKESALVWHHQDADPDFGSCQAKELLDHLENVLANEPAVVKRGQDIVEVKPQGVSKGLVAEKVLLRKVESGRPPDFVMCIGDDRSDEDMFEKILSTVSSPSLPESPEIFACTVGRKPSKAKYYLDDTGDVVKLLQGLATAPSLKPKHLTQIQVSFESAI, translated from the exons atgGCATCAAGATCATGTGCAAACTTTCTACACTTGGCCTCTGGTAACCTGTTGGATATGCCTCAAACTCCAAGGGCTCTTCCACGGGTGATGACTGTGCCTGGAATTATATCTGACTTGGATGATAATGGCAGTAACGATGGTGATTCTGATGTCTCTTCATCTATTGGCCGTGAGAGGAAAATCATTGTTGCTAATATGTTACCTCTGCATGCTAGAAAGGATTCAGAAAGTGGCAAATGGTGCTTCACTCTGGATGAGGATTCTCTCTTATTACAATTAAAGGATGGCTTTTCTTCTGAAAAAGAGTTTATTTATGTTGGGTCTCTCAAGGCCGATGTAGATGCTAGTGAACAGGAGGTAGTTGCCCGGCAATTGCTGGAGGATTTCAATTGTGTACCTACATTCTTACCTCAGGACTTGCAGAGGAAGTTCTACCAAGGGTTTTGTAAACAACAGCTATGGCCTCTCTTTCACTACATGCTCCCCATGTGCTCTAACCGTGGTGATCGCTTTGATCGTTCTCTTTGGCGGGCTTATGTTTCTGCAAACAAAATTTTTTCTGACAAAGTCATGGAAGTAATTAACCCGGAGGATGATTGTGTTTGGGTTCAGGATTATCACCTAATGGTTCTTCCAACATTTTTGAGAAAACGTTATAATCGTGTTAAGCTTGGATTCTTCCTCCACAGTCCATTTCCTTCATCAGAAATATATCGAACATTACCTGTTAGAGATGAACTTTTGAGGGGACTGCTGAATTGCGATCTTATTGGTTTTCATACATTTGATTATGCCCGACACTTCCTGTCGTGCTGCAGCAGAATGCTTGGCCTGGATTATGAATCGAAGCGTGGTCACATAGGACTTGATTACTTCGGCCGCACAGTCTATATAAAAATTCTACCTGTAGGCATTCATATGGGCCGACTTGAATCTGTACTGACTCTTCCTTCTACATCTGCAAAAGTGAAGGAGATTAAAGATCAGTTCAATGGGAAAAAGATAATTCTTGGTATTGATGACATGGACATATTCAAAGGAATCAGTCTGAAACTTATGGCCATGGAGCATCTTCTGCAGCAGCATCCAAAATTTCAGGGAAAGGTGGTACTTGTTCAAATTGTTAACCCTGCAAGGGGTTCGGGCAAAGATATCCAGGAAGCGAGGAATGAAACTTATTCAACTGCCAGAAGGATTAATGAGGCTTACGGTTCGCCAGACTATGAGCCTGTGGTTCTTATTGATCGTCCAGTTCCTCGTTATGAGAAGAGTGCATATTATGCTGCAGCAGAATGTTGCATCGTGAATGCTGTGAGGGATGGGATGAACTTGGTCCCTTACAAGTATGTTGTTTGCAGGCAGGGAACTTCCCAAATGGATGAAGCTATGGGTGTTAAATCTGATGCTCCTCGCACAAGCATGCTTGTTGTCTCTGAATTCATTGGTTGCTCACCCTCTTTAAGTGGAGCAATTAGAGTAAATCCTTGGGACATTGATGCTGTAGCTGATGCCTTAAGTTCAGCGATCACCATGAATGATTCGGAGAAGCAATTGCGGCATGAGAAACACTATCGTTATGTCAGTACTCATGATGTGGCTTATTGGGCACGTAGCTTTATGCAGGATTTGGAGCGAGCCTGCCAAAATCATTATAGAAAAAGGTGCTGGGGTATCGGTTGGGGCCTCGCGTTCAGAGTTGTATCACTTTCTCCCAGTTTTAGGAGGTTGTCAGTTGACCATATTGTTTCAGCGTATAAAAGGACCAATAGAAGAGCCATTTTTTTGGACTATGATGGAACTCTTGTTCCCCAAACTTCCATTATTAAAACCCCCAGCCCTGAGGTCATCTCTGTTCTGAGAACTTTGAGCAGTGATCCAAAGAACACTGTGTTTATTGTCAGCGGAAGAGGGAGAAGTTCATTGAGTGAATGGCTTGACCCATGCGAGGCACTAGGAATAGCAGCTGAGCATGGTTACTTCATTAG GTGGGATAAAAGCTCAGAGTGGGAGACCATTTCTGTGGCAGCTGATCTTGATTGGAAAGAGATTGTGGAGCCTGTGATGAGATCATACACAGAAGCAACTGATGGCTCCAATATAGAGGTTAAAGAGAGTGCTTTGGTATGGCATCATCAAGATGCCGACCCTGACTTTGGTTCCTGCCAAGCAAAGGAGTTGCTGGATCATCTTGAAAATGTACTTGCAAATGAACCAGCAGTTGTTAAAAGGGGTCAGGATATTGTTGAAGTTAAGCCACAG GGTGTGAGCAAAGGACTTGTTGCTGAAAAAGTTCTTTTGAGAAAGGTTGAGAGTGGGAGACCGCCTGATTTTGTGATGTGCATTGGTGATGATAGGTCTGACGAAGACATGTTTGAGAAAATACTAAGTACAGTCTCTAGTCCATCCCTCCCAGAATCTCCAGAGATCTTTGCCTGCACTGTTGGGCGAAAGCCAAGCAAAGCCAAGTATTATCTTGATGATACTGGTGATGTTGTAAAATTGCTTCAAGGCCTCGCAACTGCTCCAAGTCTAAAACCCAAGCATCTTACACAGATACAGGTTTCCTTTGAGAGTGCCATTTAA
- the LOC119992018 gene encoding WAT1-related protein At5g40240-like isoform X2 yields the protein MEGKVALPFVGMVLAECAQVGLMIVSKLAMSKGMSNLVFVFYSNALASLVLLPLSLLFRRRELPPLTFKIFGGFFLLGLLGMEKLDWRTSTSLAKLMGTIVSISGAFIVTYWKGPSLLRTVSSLNLLNQLVSQESNWIIGGLLLALDCLMTSAWVILQALVLKKYPSELVVVFYYCFFVAIQSFIVCLFVEREPGAWSLVPDVKLIAVLYSGVFGSAFQVGICTWCLRKTGPVFISMFKPLGIVIAVVVGVVFQGDYFYLGSLVGATVIVIGFYAVMWGKAKEEKTRADSGLRSLESSSRKVPLLQGSIEEI from the exons ATGGAAGGGAAGGTTGCGCTTCCATTTGTGGGTATGGTTTTGGCAGAGTGTGCCCAGGTTGGGCTGATGATTGTAAGCAAACTAGCCATGTCTAAGGGCATGAGCAATCTGGTCTTCGTCTTTTACTCTAATGCTCTTGCCTCCCTCGTactcctccctctctctttgCTCTTCCGCag AAGAGAGCTTCCGCCGCTTACTTTCAAGATTTTTGGGGGATTCTTTTTGCTTGGCCTGCTTGG GATGGAAAAGCTTGACTGGAGAACCTCCACAAGCCTAGCTAAATTGATGGGAACCATCGTGTCAATTTCAGGAGCTTTCATAGTGACTTACTGGAAGGGCCCCTCCCTACTGAGGACAGTTTCTTCTCTGAACTTATTAAATCAACTTGTATCCCAAGAGTCCAATTGGATCATTGGAGGATTATTACTTGCACTTGATTGTTTGATGACATCTGCATGGGTTATTCTACAG GCATTGGTTCTTAAGAAATACCCTTCAGAGCTGGTTGTCGTGTTCTATTACTGCTTCTTTGTGGCCATTCAATCTTTTATAGTTTGTCTGTTTGTGGAAAGAGAACCTGGTGCTTGGAGCTTAGTACCTGATGTGAAGTTAATTGCCGTTCTATACTCG ggagtTTTTGGCTCTGCATTTCAAGTAGGTATTTGTACATGGTGCCTGCGCAAGACAGGGCCTGTCTTCATTTCCATGTTCAAGCCTTTGGGGATTGTCATTGCAGTTGTGGTTGGTGTTGTCTTCCAGGGGGATTATTTCTATCTTGGAAG tTTGGTTGGAGCAACTGTAATTGTAATTGGGTTTTATGCTGTGATGTGGGGAAAagccaaagaagaaaaaacacgtGCTGATTCTGGGCTTAGGAGCTTGGAATCAAGCAGCAGAAAGGTTCCTCTGTTACAAGGCAGCATCGAAGAAATATGA